A portion of the Saimiri boliviensis isolate mSaiBol1 chromosome 1, mSaiBol1.pri, whole genome shotgun sequence genome contains these proteins:
- the MARCOL gene encoding MARCO-like protein — translation MGAFIFFSFMLLAMFSASSTQISNTSVFKRDENPEPACILEKKNEANPLGGQRDSNKQGGSYTQGNTGTFRLQGQPGYFNKLGKPRNFKQGRPGVLNQPGILKNSGKSNQKGNPESSNTQEKSGSSSKLGKPVFSTHQRNPGSSGQQGKPGSFSQKVMVESSSQQGKPRSASQQGNLRSSTQKGNLVSSSQQGHLGLSSHQGKPESSSQQGKPGSSSQQGNLGSSSQQGKPGSSSQQGKPGASRSSSHQGKPGTSSQQGNVGSSSQQGKPGSSSHQGKPGSSSQQGNLGSSGQQGNLGSSKQQGKPGTSSQQGNAGSSGQEWKPGTSSQQRKLRSIYNQQQRKNINNTLNDNIMDFQTGSASSKNSTTKTKCLSVYKPVCASDGKTYGNHCILNEAKRLSNGKLSLNHEGEC, via the exons CATCTTCAACCCAGATTTCAAATACCAGTGTTTTCAAACGAGATGAGAATCCAGAACCTGCATgtattctggagaaaaaaaatgaagctaacCCCCTAGGCGGACAGAGGGATTCTAATAAGCAAGGAGGTAGTTATACACAAGGAAACACAGGAACATTTCGTCTTCAAGGACAACCAGGATATTTTAACAAGCTAGGGAAACCAAGGAATTTTAAGCAAGGAAGACCAGGAGTTTTGAACCAGCCTGGGATTTTAAAGAATTCAGGAAAATCTAACCAAAAAGGGAATCCAGAATCTTCTAATACGCAAGAAAAATCAGGATCTTCTAGCAAACTAGGGAAACCAGTATTTTCTACCCATCAGAGAAATCCAGGGTCATCTGGCCAACAAGGGAAACCAGGGTCATTTAGCCAGAAAGTGATGGTGGAGTCATCTAGCCAACAGGGGAAGCCAAGATCAGCTAGCCAACAAGGGAATCTAAGGTCATCTACCCAGAAAGGGAATTTAGTATCTTCTAGTCAACAAGGGCATCTAGGGTTATCTAGTCATCAAGGGAAACCAGAGTCATCTAGCCAGCAAGGGAAGCCTGGGTCATCTAGCCAACAAGGAAATCTAGGATCTTCTAGCCAACAGGGGAAGCCAGGATCTTCTAGCCAACAGGGGAAACCAGGGGCATCTA GGTCTTCTAGCCATCAAGGGAAGCCAGGGACATCTAGCCAACAAGGAAATGTGGGATCTTCTAGCCAACAAGGGAAACCAGGGTCTTCTAGCCATCAAGGGAAGCCAGGGTCATCTAGTCAACAAGGAAATCTAGGGTCATCTGGCCAGCAAGGAAATCTAGGATCTTCTAAGCAGCAGGGGAAGCCAGGGACATCTAGCCAGCAAGGAAATGCAGGGTCATCTGGCCAGGAATGGAAGCCAGGGACATCTAGccaacaaagaaaattaaggtCAATTTACaaccaacaacaaagaaaaaatatcaacaaCACTTTGAATGACAATATAATGGACTTTCAG ACTGGCAGTGCCAGCAGCAAGAACTCAACTACCAAAACAAAATGTCTATCTGTCTACAAACCAGTCTGTGCTTCTGATGGAAAAACCTATGGTAACCATTGCATACTTAATGAAGCAAAGAG GTTGAGTAATGGAAAACTGAGTTTGAACCATGAGGGAGAATGCTAA